One genomic region from Nilaparvata lugens isolate BPH chromosome 3, ASM1435652v1, whole genome shotgun sequence encodes:
- the LOC120350202 gene encoding uncharacterized protein LOC120350202 yields MARGHYTVQKGSPFARCKPWIVAFAVLGILALVQASILMTPYLMEDDRPTPTFDALENHPESSNISTVITETYPSDTGSTPKSTTSFDDTDVHTTAASTMHTNRHSDGEFDILVLGKWNTSLDFENSTKAMDSSNSTESTTVLTETTETEDSEIVVS; encoded by the exons ATGGCTCGTGGACACTACACCGTTCAGAAAGGCTCGCCATTTGCGCGCTGCAAACCATGGATTGTGGCGTTTGCAGTTCTTGGCATTTTAGCACTAGTCCAAGCATCCATTTTGATGACACCATATTTAATGGAAGACGATAGGCCTACACCAACATTTGAT gCATTAGAAAATCATCCTGAGTCATCAAACATATCAACAGTTATAACTGAAACTTATCCTTCTGATACTGGTTCAACACCGAAATCTACTACCTCGTTCGATGATACTGATGTGCATACAACTGCTGCATCTACAATGCATACGAATAGGCACTCTGATGGAGAATTTGATATTCTTGTACTAGGAAAATGGAATACTTCTTTAGATTTTGAAAACTCAACTAAAGCTATGGACTCATCAAATTCGACGGAAAGCACTACAGTACTGACTGAAACTACTGAAACTGAAGATAGTGAGATTGTAGTGTCATGA